AACTTTGATAGGCCTAATGACAAatgaaaaaataggaatgagaGGAGTAGAGTCTATGCATCtaatgttcaattttttttaataaaacaggTTGCAGGCTAACCCGACTTGACCCGTAGGTTGGCTCAACAGGTTTGCGGGTTTAGCAGGTTAGGTTGGATCAGGTTCACAAGCTAAAAACATTATTCCAACCCATTTCCTTTTTGCGGGCTGGCCCATCGGGCCTAATCCATTTTTCCATTCCTACACTCACCTCCATTGCGAAGGTCACATTGaccactgaaaaaaaaaacaaactattGGTGTACATCTTTTTGTGATGTGGGAGGTAGTCTCGGTACACCACTTGTTAGCAAAAATATAGctacacatttatatttatgatgGATAGACCTGGTAGTTTGTTGGAAAAGGTATCCATGAAATTGAATTGTTGTTTCTCTTGCCGCTGTCATACACATTAACAAAACCATGGCTCCAAGTTCCTCCGACTTTGTCTTTCTTCCTTTATCACAGAGAGACACCAATGTTTGTCTCCTCTTCTTCAGTTATGTCTCTTAATATAACAATGGTTGAATTAATTTAGCATACTATCAAACAATGTTGTATCTTGTTTTCCATTATCTATGAACAACAAAAATCCCATCCAACTGCCATATCAGAGTATTGTGGAAGATgaactaatttatttatgattatgtTACAAACAAGAGGTTGGACTTCTTCTTATTTGATAAGATGCTttacacatattttatttttattaatttagcaTTAGTGAATTGTGTATTCATGATATTTAATGAATTGTATCTTAAACTAATTCAGAAATTTACCAAACACATGTATCACTTACATATATAATGATTGTTTTTAATAGATATTAAACAGGAACAAGTTTTAAATTGGAGTGAGTGTCACAAAATCATAAGTGAAATTACTCGAGGAATTGTATATTTACGTGAACATTCCCGACTTAAAGTTATTCATCGTGATCTTAAACTTAGTAATTTACAACTAGACGAAAATATGAATCCCAAAATTTCAGATTTTGGACTTGTTAGAATTGTTGAAATAGATCAAGAAGAGGAAAGTACAAATAGAATTATTGGAACATAGTAcgttttttattctatttcacACATTAATCATCCTTTGCATAATATTTTTGagatttgtttgattttttgttgaTTATGTAGTGATTACATGTCTCCAGAGTATGCTATGTTTGAACAATTTTTTGAGAAATATGATGTTTACAGTTTTGGTGTTATGATTCTCGAGATTATTAGTGGAAAAAAGAATATAGGTTCACATGAATCACATCATGTTGCTAACGGTCTTCTAAATTTTGTGAGTGCTAAAATTTTGCTATTTAtcttacttaattatttttcatggataatgtataaataaaacaattattataaacGTGAGAGTGTAATTACACATGCAAGTATAGAAATGTGTTATAGGTTTGGGACATTTGAGGGATCAAACAACATTGAACACATTGgatccaaaattaaaagaaaattattctaACATTGAAGTCATGAGATGCGTTCAAATTGGTCTATTGTGTGTTCAAGAAAATCCAAATGCTAGACATACAATGGTAAAAATTGTCTCATATCTTAGTAGTCACACAATTTAGTTGCCATCTCCACAAGAACCGACATTTTTggcaaaccataaaataaatcCAATTGTTGTATATGAATCGCGAAGACAACAACAATTCTATATTATCTTCTACTAATGTCATATCTATAAGTGAATTTTATGTtcacttttttatatactatttatttatgttaacaTATGTCACATAGTTTAACATATAGTTTAAATCATGAAGTTTGTTTTGTCATGTGTTTTCTTAGATAGTGTAAGACTTTTTTACTTAACTTAGAATACTTCAACTTTATGTCTTTAGTGTTCGTAACTTTCTTTATTAGTTTGATTTATGTTGACATATgacatgttttatgttttattattggttaaattactcttttgatctctctatttgtcatgaaatttcagtttgattctcaagtttttcgttgtctcaatttagtcctcattttcttaaaaatgactcaatttggtcatcaccgttaactttgatcatacggtgttaaagtcaacgacACGTatcaatttttgatttttttgaatttttttaatattttttttgaattttttatttttggcaCGTGTCAcagttgtgtcacgtgtcaaaatgacttaatttggtccatatatttatttttagtttcaatttagtctcaatttttgtaaaaatgaagtaatattgtcTCTCCTTagattgacactcaatttaatctttgtatacaacttatgatgatattcttaatattcttaataaaattgacgtttttattaaatatttgtaaaaaaatttaaataagttttttttttagttttattattaaacttaaaccccaaacttaatttcaaaaattaacaattttgtcatcatatataaaggtatcaagtgtatcatattatacaaacttagtgaagattaaaaatcaaatcacttgtcacacataagtttaggaactaaatttcaagtttaaaacaaaaccaaagtctaatgttttgtgtagaatttaaaattaatttaaaatatctatagaaatatttaataaaaacgttaattttagtaagaatatcaccataaaatttataaaaaagtaaatttagtgtcaatttaaagaaggacaatattacttcatttttacaaaaatgggactaaattgaaactaaaaataaatatagggaccaaattgagtcactttgacacatgatacaactatgaagtgacacgtgtcaaaaaaaatttaaaatttaaaaaatatattaaaaaaatataaaaaaatcataaaaaactaaaaattgacacgtgacgttgattttaacaccgtctggtcaaagttaacggtgaatatcaaattgagtcatttttaaaaaaatgatgattaaattgagacaacgaaaaacttgaagaccaaactgaaatttcatgacaaataaagggacaaaaaaataattttaacctttattatttaagtgataAAACTCGCagtatttaaaaagaatataaatatagaaaactTATAACaagtagtttatttttgtttcaatttttaaaatatcacgTTAAAAATTGGTGACTAATTtgatacaaaataaattgaatttggactgcaaaacaaaaacaaaacattctGATTGATGAAGTAATGGATAGAATCAAAGGCTAATTGTACTTTTGATCTACTAGATTTGTTTAAAAGCAGGTGATCATAACGTAAATGCGTAATAGAATGTCATCgtaaaagatattattttttctttcgatTGCCAACACTCGTCTTTATCTTATTCAACAAAGGAAGACAGTTTTTCTATTAGTGCATTTATTTTCCAATTGCAAATATGTCTAGCATGAAGCTCTGTAAGATATGCATTCATATGTTCCTAAtatgttgtagaaaaaataataatgaaattagggtttcgtagaaaatttgaaaatggaatATGAAACTTTTTATGATGGTTGTAGCATAATTgacataaaaagtaaaattacaaattacaaatttttatttcatagttAACTTAactaaattctttaaaaaaatgaaatttatatattttattttaactttatttctaaatattatgGGGTTACTGAAATGAAAGAATATTGTCCTACAATTCTATACATCGGTATTGTAGATGTTGTGTTTATACAAACACAATATagtacaattataatttttgtaataaaatcatcattaaatagaataaataatataaaaaataaaaaataataatgattgtacatgcacaaataaaatataaaaaatattgaagtaatattatcaatataatatctctaatattaattttaataattaaaattactacTTTTACCGGCACCTGGAAGCTTCTGGTGGGAAATACAGGAGTTtgaactttctttcttcttGGCATGAGAAGCATTACATTTTGAGTTGAACACGGCAGTGAAAAATAAATGCAAACAAAGTCATTGAAGTAGGTGAGTCAATCATTCGTGGATATTTCCCTGTATTTAATGCATTTGTAATGTTAGTTTTGATAGCAATTTCGAGGAAAAATTCATGGGCAACAAGTATATAAATGAGaactaaatttaattcatataagAAATTAACAGAAAGAATgataaaaccataaaataactttaaaaatataataatactgaCATTTATTAATACTGAATCgatatttaaaattcaattttattttcggACAAAAAGTTGCTAAGGCCATTAAGGTGTATGTAATATTAACcgataaaaacacacaaaaatggAGTCTGGCATTagattttaattcttttagctttaaaattatttttttattaatttgaaattgattttgacattttaagtctctataatttaaaaatatttgttttatttttttatttaaattacgtCGAAAGTTttgtttatacaaataataactAATGATTACATGTTGATGAAATAACacatttcttatattttcatcataagTACATCTACATATCtgttacacttttttttttcaaacaatttagTGTGTACTATTTAAGTAGTGGAAATGAAGtagaaaaatcaatttaaaatttaaatcactaaaattaaacttaactcaattgaaaaaaacaatatttattttatcagaAATTGTGCAAGGTCCTTTGTATTTATGTTCTCAGTCCGTGTTTGGTTTTGGATAGGTGGAATCTTGATGAGGATTAAGTTTGGAAATGTAATTTGACactcaaataaattaatattttattataatataatattttattgagaaaaataaGTATTAAATGGGAGTTATTCGTGAACAATcagcataatttttttcattcaattttaaatttgattttttgacaaatattttattaataaaattgacaaagttattaaataaaatgattttttactttttttaatgaaagttacataaataaagtagtaaaataataaagtttgattttttttttttttaccaaaaaatgaaattttgtaaAACTATCATTTCCCattaaatttatacataaaatggAATGCAGGGCAATTAAAGATGGATATATATTATGGCAAAAACATCTTAAACCGTTAAGAtggtataattttaaaattgtgataACTGGCACAATTTTAGTTTGTTgcagattttttcttttaattttaattgaaattgtatTAATTTGGTAGGATTTATGACTTTGACATGTTATAATAAAATctgaaattatataaatttgatacGATTTTAGTTTGGcgtaatttcattttaattttaattaaagtcgtggagtatattatgtataaatatCCGGCCAGTTTAATACAACTTTCGATTTGTTATAgtactttttgaattttaattaaagtaagtGAGGTTAACATGActtaaaaatcacataattttaagtttaatttaatgcAGTTATCTCTcacttttctttattatattggatgaaaattagattgaaagaaaaaatatataacagtGGTCGATTTAACTTGTCACATTTGTGTGGAGGAGGATGGGTGTCATacttttcaaacaattttcttcaaaatatcACTGTCCCATTATTAAGGTTGTATCTTATTTTCCAAGAAAACTAGGAACAACAAAAATCCATCCAACCAGCAATTGAGAGCGTGGTGGAAGATGAACAGAAGCATGAGCTGGAATCCCTTCAAGCTCATCCTCCTTTGTGTTACCATCTTCCATTTCGTAACTGGTAAAGCAAAGGGCGCCGACGTTGATTATATTGGCCGCGTTTGCAGTGATCAAGAAAGAAGCAGTGACAACAGCCCGTATCAGACGAACCTCAACACCCTCCTCTCTTCCTTATCTTCCAACGCTACAGCCAATGCCAACGGATTCTACAAAAACACAATCCTTCCCACAAGCTCCTCTGATACAGTATATGGTCTTTTCATGTGCAGGGGTGATGTTCTTTCTGACGCCTGCAAAGATTGTGTCGCAAACGCAACCCACACTCTGTCCTCAGACACAAACTGTTCCTTGTCCAAATCGGGTGTGATTTGGTACGGAGACTGCATGGTTCGGTATTCCAACCGCTCTTTCTTCTCCACTGTGGACACATCTCCCGCATATTGGATGTGGAACGTCGCCAATATCTCCTCAAACCTATCAAGCTTCAACACTTTGTTAGCCGACACCATACGAGAAACTGCTCGTGAAGCAGCCAATTCTAATGAAAGGTATTCCGCGAAGCAACAAAACTTACCGGAATTTCAGACTCTTTACTGTCTAACTCAGTGCACTCAAGACCTTTCACCCCAACAATGCTCAGACTGTCTTGATTCAGCAATATCAGATATTCCATCTTGCTGTGATGGAAAGCAAGGAGGAAGAGTTCTGTATCCCAGTTGTAACATCAGGTATGAATTGTACCCTTTCTACCGCGTCACCGATGAGGGACCGAAAGGACTCGTCCCAGAAACAAAATATGGAAACACAGATTCTGAGTATTCAGAAGATCCTGGCTATATTTCTCACAACTGCTCAAACGACAAAACTGACGCTGCTTTGGAATCAAATCTCAGAACCCTCCTCTCTGGCTTGTCTTCCAACGCCACCTCTAGATATGGATTCCAGACGCAAGAGGGAACAGCGTACGGCCTCTTCAGGTGCCGTATCGACATTCCTGCTCGCCTCTGTCAGCAATGCATCCGAAACGCAACCGACAGAATAACCTCGGAGTGTGGTTTGGCTTCTGCGGAGGCTGTAATATGGTACAATCACTGCTGGCTTCGCTATTCCGACAGAAATTTCTTCTCCAGCTACGAAACAAGTCCGAGATTTAGGAATCTTAATATCAGCAACAGCAGTCCGATACAGTCCTCTGTTGCTTCTGAGTTATCGAACCAGTTAGCTAAGGTGGCCAACATGACAGGGAACACTGATAACAAATTCCTAACAGATGAATCTCTGAGATTGAACGATGAGCAAAGAGTGTATATTCTTGGTCAGTGCTCATCGGGTCTATCAACCGATGGTTGCAGTGGGTGCCTCAATGATGTGATTGGAACGGCAATTCCATGGAGCAGTTTGGGAAGCTTGGGTGGACGAGTTCTGTATCCTAGCTGTATTCTTCGCTTTGAATTGTTCCAGTTCTACGATCTCAAGCCTCCTCCTCCACCATCCCCACCaggtttttctatttttgttcacGTCTCTAAAACTTCACAATGATTCCCATGCTAATAATAGGAAGGACAATGATATATATCCATAATCCAACAAATTTATCTCGTCGCTTAACACCCTTATTTTACTCCTTTTCCttgtaaaatgataaaagtttATCTTTTCTAATGAACAAGTTCTTCTTAAAATCATGATTTTCCTTCCTAACAGAAAAGCTTCTTATGCTAAGAGTAAATAATATAgcagaaaattataaaattagcaGGGTATTTTTTTGTATACAAACACACGTTTTATATGTCATTATGAAAATTTGGAATTGGAAATAGATTGACTTTACAATCTCAACAATTATAAGTTATCatatatgtaaataaaagatacaaaaacatgaggCCAAACTAGATTCATGTCAAATAATACGATCTAAAAAATTCGAAAAAATATCAGGAGCACAGCATATCCTTTTGTAATCGATTATGCACTTTGGAATACGAGTTTTGTGGCTTTTGTTCTACAATATTATAAATCTTGCATCAAATTATCTATGTTCTTAGCATATAGTGTGGTTCGAATCAAGGTTGATTTTCttcaccaatattttttttttagtttatgcaactagttttttttttttatcaagttaCTATGACTTATTGACATGTGTTTCTATAATGTAGGTGAAAGTCGGTCAAGAACAATTATCTTGATCATTACTTCCAGCATAGTAGTATCAGGAATACTTTTCaccttttgttattattttatacgaAGAAAGAACAGAAAAGATAATAGAACTATTCTTCAAGAAAATTGtgagtatgattttttttactatcttttcaataaaatagttttaaaacatagtttaaaaattgaaatatatttttatttagttggaCAACAAAGTTCAACTATAGAATCTTTGCAATTCAATATGCCAATAATCGAAGCGGCAACAAATAACTTCTCACATGACAACAAAATCGGAAAAGGTGGATTTGGAGAAGTTTACAAGGTAGAAAgcttgttaaattttatttcttataagtttctacatttttaataaatacttatttatacTTTAGGGAATTCTTTATGATGGACGATCCATCGCTGTGAAGAGACTTTCAAAAAATTCTAGACAAGGCATACAAGAGTTTAAAAATGAGGTTCTATTGATAGCCAAACTTCAACATAGAAATTTAGTGGCTTTCATAGGATTTTGTCTTGATGAACAAGAAAAAATACTTATCTATGAATATGTACCAAACAAGAGTCTAGACTACTTCTTATTTGGTAAGATGCTTTATAcctactttattttttcttaatttagcattaattaattttgttttatgatatttaatatattgtatCTTGAACCAATTCAAGAAATTTACCAAAATCATGTATTACTTACAcatataatgattattttttgtagATACTAAACAAGAAAAAGTTTTAAGCTGGAGTGAGCGTCACAAAATCATAGGTGGAATTGCTCGAGGAATTGTATATTTACACGAACATTCCCGACTTAAAGTTATACATCGTGATCTTAAACCTAGTAACATACTACTAGATGAAAATATGAATCCCAAAATTTCGGATTTTGGACTTGCTAGAATTGTTGAAATAGATCAAGAAGAGGAAAGTACAAATAGAATTATTGGAACATAGTAAGTTTTAAATACTGTGTCCCACACTTCTCATCCTTtgcataatatttttaagatgattttttaaactttttgttGAATATGCAGTGGCTATATGTCTCCAGAGTATGCTATGTTTGGACAATTTTCTGAGAAATCTGATGTTTACAGTTTTGGTGTTATGACTCTCGAGATTATCAGTGGGAAAAAGAATATAGGTTCATATGAATCACATCGTGTTGCTGATGGCCTTCTAAATTTTGTGAGTgctaaaattttgttatttatcttACTTAATCATTATTCATGGGTAATGTATaaagaaaataactattaaaattacaaaagtgtaATGACACATACaagtttaaaaatttgttatagGTTTGGAGACATTGGAGGGATGAAACAACATTGAACACATTGGacccaaaattaaaagaaaattattctaACATTGAAGTCATGAGATGCATTCAAATTGGTTTATTGTGTGTTCAAGAAGATCCAGACGTTAGACCTACAATGGTAGAAATTGTTTCATATCTTAGTAGTCACACAATTGAGTTGCCATCTCCACAAGAACCAACATTTTTATTGAACCATAGAATAAATTCAATTGTTGTCCTTGAATCGAGTTCGGGCCAAGATGGCAGCAGTTCCATACCATCTTCTACCAACAACATATCCATAAGTGAATTTTATCCTAGAtagtttactttttttatatatactacttatttattttaatatattttaatatatgtcatACAATTCAAACTATGAAATTTGTTTCACgatgtttattttcttagatAGGGTAAAAAATTTCCACTTAATTTgtaatactttaattttatgcCTTTAGTGATTGTAACTTTCTTTATTAGTTTACTTTATGTTGACATATgacatgttttattatttaagtgataAAACTCGTGCTTAAAAAGAGTACAAATGTAGAAAAGCTataggaaattttt
This region of Vigna unguiculata cultivar IT97K-499-35 chromosome 5, ASM411807v1, whole genome shotgun sequence genomic DNA includes:
- the LOC114184020 gene encoding cysteine-rich receptor-like protein kinase 25 isoform X1 is translated as MNRSMSWNPFKLILLCVTIFHFVTGKAKGADVDYIGRVCSDQERSSDNSPYQTNLNTLLSSLSSNATANANGFYKNTILPTSSSDTVYGLFMCRGDVLSDACKDCVANATHTLSSDTNCSLSKSGVIWYGDCMVRYSNRSFFSTVDTSPAYWMWNVANISSNLSSFNTLLADTIRETAREAANSNERYSAKQQNLPEFQTLYCLTQCTQDLSPQQCSDCLDSAISDIPSCCDGKQGGRVLYPSCNIRYELYPFYRVTDEGPKGLVPETKYGNTDSEYSEDPGYISHNCSNDKTDAALESNLRTLLSGLSSNATSRYGFQTQEGTAYGLFRCRIDIPARLCQQCIRNATDRITSECGLASAEAVIWYNHCWLRYSDRNFFSSYETSPRFRNLNISNSSPIQSSVASELSNQLAKVANMTGNTDNKFLTDESLRLNDEQRVYILGQCSSGLSTDGCSGCLNDVIGTAIPWSSLGSLGGRVLYPSCILRFELFQFYDLKPPPPPSPPGESRSRTIILIITSSIVVSGILFTFCYYFIRRKNRKDNRTILQENFGQQSSTIESLQFNMPIIEAATNNFSHDNKIGKGGFGEVYKGILYDGRSIAVKRLSKNSRQGIQEFKNEVLLIAKLQHRNLVAFIGFCLDEQEKILIYEYVPNKSLDYFLFDTKQEKVLSWSERHKIIGGIARGIVYLHEHSRLKVIHRDLKPSNILLDENMNPKISDFGLARIVEIDQEEESTNRIIGTYGYMSPEYAMFGQFSEKSDVYSFGVMTLEIISGKKNIGSYESHRVADGLLNFVWRHWRDETTLNTLDPKLKENYSNIEVMRCIQIGLLCVQEDPDVRPTMVEIVSYLSSHTIELPSPQEPTFLLNHRINSIVVLESSSGQDGSSSIPSSTNNISISEFYPR
- the LOC114184020 gene encoding cysteine-rich receptor-like protein kinase 25 isoform X2, producing MNRSMSWNPFKLILLCVTIFHFVTGKAKGADVDYIGRVCSDQERSSDNSPYQTNLNTLLSSLSSNATANANGFYKNTILPTSSSDTVYGLFMCRGDVLSDACKDCVANATHTLSSDTNCSLSKSGVIWYGDCMVRYSNRSFFSTVDTSPAYWMWNVANISSNLSSFNTLLADTIRETAREAANSNERYSAKQQNLPEFQTLYCLTQCTQDLSPQQCSDCLDSAISDIPSCCDGKQGGRVLYPSCNIRYELYPFYRVTDEGPKGLVPETKYGNTDSEYSEDPGYISHNCSNDKTDAALESNLRTLLSGLSSNATSRYGFQTQEGTAYGLFRCRIDIPARLCQQCIRNATDRITSECGLASAEAVIWYNHCWLRYSDRNFFSSYETSPRFRNLNISNSSPIQSSVASELSNQLAKVANMTGNTDNKFLTDESLRLNDEQRVYILGQCSSGLSTDGCSGCLNDVIGTAIPWSSLGSLGGRVLYPSCILRFELFQFYDLKPPPPPSPPDTKQEKVLSWSERHKIIGGIARGIVYLHEHSRLKVIHRDLKPSNILLDENMNPKISDFGLARIVEIDQEEESTNRIIGTYGYMSPEYAMFGQFSEKSDVYSFGVMTLEIISGKKNIGSYESHRVADGLLNFVWRHWRDETTLNTLDPKLKENYSNIEVMRCIQIGLLCVQEDPDVRPTMVEIVSYLSSHTIELPSPQEPTFLLNHRINSIVVLESSSGQDGSSSIPSSTNNISISEFYPR